A stretch of the Clavibacter sp. B3I6 genome encodes the following:
- a CDS encoding DUF3618 domain-containing protein: MSDNPDQIRADIERTRNELSIDVDAVADKVTPAKVAQRQTEKVRGAFSNVKDSVLGSASDARANVGDAVSGTAGGAKAKAKGNPVGLGLVAFGAGLLIASLIPASDKEKELASTVKDKAQPLVEKATDAAKDVASELKEPAQQAAQSVASTASDSAGTVKSEAHSTAQDVKGTAQDAKQTVQDDVRS, translated from the coding sequence ATGAGCGACAACCCCGACCAGATCCGCGCCGACATCGAGCGCACCCGCAACGAGCTGAGCATCGACGTGGACGCCGTGGCCGACAAGGTCACCCCCGCGAAGGTGGCCCAGCGCCAGACCGAGAAGGTGCGCGGCGCCTTCTCGAACGTCAAGGACAGCGTCCTCGGCTCCGCGAGCGACGCCCGCGCGAACGTGGGCGACGCCGTCTCCGGCACCGCCGGCGGCGCGAAGGCCAAGGCGAAGGGCAACCCCGTCGGCCTCGGCCTCGTGGCGTTCGGCGCCGGCCTCCTCATCGCCTCGCTGATCCCGGCGAGCGACAAGGAGAAGGAGCTCGCCTCGACCGTCAAGGACAAGGCGCAGCCCCTCGTCGAGAAGGCGACCGACGCCGCCAAGGACGTCGCGTCCGAGCTGAAGGAGCCCGCGCAGCAGGCCGCCCAGTCGGTCGCGAGCACCGCGAGCGACTCGGCCGGGACGGTCAAGTCGGAGGCGCATTCCACCGCGCAGGACGTCAAGGGCACCGCCCAGGACGCGAAGCAGACCGTGCAGGACGACGTCCGCAGCTGA
- the glgX gene encoding glycogen debranching protein GlgX, which translates to MTIDLPPISRSYISRPYPLGATVVTRDGGLPSGLNVAVYSETAEAVEVCVFDDAGTETRTRLSERTGHVFHGLVEGAGIGTRYGLRVHGEWDPSRGLRHNAAKLLLDPYAIAIEGHPTWGEDVFAHTFDDPDAINEADSAASMPRSVVADRRFDWEDDEAPRTPLDETVVYEVHVKGFTEKLESVPEEIRGTYAGLAHPSAIEYLTDLGVTSVELLPVHHFMQDSHLEEKGLRNYWGYNSIGFLAPYSDYSSAGDGGQQVAEFKEMVKALHAAGLEVILDVVYNHTAEGNHMGPSLSLKGIDNASYYRLVEGDEASYFDTTGTGNSLNVGHPAALALIMDSLRYWVEEMHVDGFRFDLATTLTRQDGSAELHSAFLTLIHQDPVLAPVKMIAEPWDTQGYQVGGFPADWSEWNGKYRDDVRDFWHSGQNVLGALAQRITGSPDVYESDRRSPLCSVNFITAHDGFTLADLTSYDEKHNEANGEDNNDGESDNRSSNAGVEGPTDDPEITAIRDRQRRNMLGTLLLSSGVPMLLGGDEIARTQGGNNNAYCQDNDISWFDWENADRELQDFTRKLIRLRRGNRALRPIWFRGDDVEGAEEAVRFIRADGATLEPEDWEDPNAFSIGVIMKGRDSDAFFVAFNAAEGPVEFQLPEGLGVSWHLAISSDSEQNTDEDATSILVRDRSFTVLRAARS; encoded by the coding sequence GTGACCATCGACCTCCCTCCCATCAGCCGCTCCTACATCAGCCGCCCGTACCCGCTCGGCGCCACCGTCGTCACCCGCGACGGGGGCCTCCCCAGCGGGCTCAACGTCGCCGTGTACTCCGAGACCGCGGAGGCCGTCGAGGTCTGCGTGTTCGACGACGCCGGCACCGAGACCCGCACGCGGCTCTCCGAGCGCACCGGCCACGTCTTCCACGGCCTCGTCGAGGGCGCCGGCATCGGCACGCGCTACGGCCTCCGCGTGCACGGCGAGTGGGACCCGTCCCGCGGCCTCCGCCACAACGCCGCGAAGCTCCTGCTCGACCCCTACGCCATCGCGATCGAGGGCCACCCCACCTGGGGCGAGGACGTCTTCGCGCACACCTTCGACGACCCGGACGCGATCAACGAGGCCGACTCCGCCGCGTCCATGCCCCGCTCCGTCGTGGCCGACCGCCGCTTCGACTGGGAGGACGACGAGGCCCCGCGCACGCCGCTCGACGAGACCGTCGTCTACGAGGTCCACGTGAAGGGCTTCACCGAGAAGCTCGAGTCGGTGCCCGAGGAGATCCGCGGCACGTACGCGGGCCTCGCGCACCCCAGCGCCATCGAGTACCTCACGGACCTCGGCGTGACGAGCGTCGAGCTCCTGCCCGTGCACCACTTCATGCAGGACTCGCACCTCGAGGAGAAGGGCCTCCGCAACTACTGGGGCTACAACTCCATCGGGTTCCTCGCCCCGTACTCCGACTACAGCTCCGCGGGCGACGGCGGCCAGCAGGTCGCCGAGTTCAAGGAGATGGTGAAGGCGCTGCACGCCGCCGGCCTCGAGGTCATCCTCGACGTGGTCTACAACCACACCGCCGAGGGCAACCACATGGGCCCGTCGCTCTCGCTCAAGGGCATCGACAACGCCTCCTACTACCGGCTCGTGGAGGGCGACGAGGCGTCGTACTTCGACACCACCGGCACCGGCAACAGCCTGAACGTCGGCCACCCGGCCGCGCTCGCGCTCATCATGGACTCGCTGCGCTACTGGGTGGAGGAGATGCACGTCGACGGCTTCCGCTTCGACCTCGCCACGACGCTCACGCGCCAGGACGGCTCCGCGGAGCTCCACAGCGCGTTCCTCACCCTCATCCACCAGGACCCGGTGCTCGCGCCGGTGAAGATGATCGCCGAGCCGTGGGACACCCAGGGCTACCAGGTCGGCGGCTTCCCCGCGGACTGGTCGGAGTGGAACGGGAAGTACCGCGACGACGTGCGCGACTTCTGGCACAGCGGGCAGAACGTGCTCGGCGCCCTCGCGCAGCGGATCACGGGCAGCCCGGACGTGTACGAGTCCGACCGCCGCTCGCCGCTCTGCAGCGTGAACTTCATCACGGCGCACGACGGCTTCACGCTCGCCGACCTCACCTCCTACGACGAGAAGCACAACGAGGCGAACGGCGAGGACAACAACGACGGCGAGAGCGACAACCGCTCCTCCAACGCCGGCGTCGAGGGCCCGACCGACGACCCCGAGATCACCGCGATCCGCGACCGCCAGCGCCGCAACATGCTCGGCACGCTGCTGCTCTCCTCGGGCGTCCCGATGCTGCTGGGCGGCGACGAGATCGCCCGCACGCAGGGCGGCAACAACAACGCCTACTGCCAGGACAACGACATCTCGTGGTTCGACTGGGAGAACGCGGACCGCGAGCTGCAGGACTTCACGCGGAAGCTGATCCGCCTGCGTCGCGGCAACCGGGCACTGCGCCCCATCTGGTTCCGCGGCGACGACGTCGAGGGCGCGGAGGAGGCCGTGCGCTTCATCCGGGCCGACGGCGCGACGCTCGAGCCCGAGGACTGGGAGGACCCGAACGCCTTCAGCATCGGCGTCATCATGAAGGGCCGTGACAGCGACGCGTTCTTCGTGGCGTTCAACGCGGCCGAGGGTCCCGTCGAGTTCCAGCTTCCCGAGGGCCTCGGCGTCTCGTGGCACCTGGCCATCTCGTCCGACTCGGAGCAGAACACGGACGAGGACGCGACCAGCATCCTCGTGCGCGACCGCTCCTTCACGGTGCTGCGGGCCGCGCGCTCCTAG
- a CDS encoding serine protease, translated as MRSTSHRAPARTARTAPTARRTGLVATAAAGAVLATLLAAPVGANAQEAPAGPVTAATGDASAVSAYWTAERRAEAVAAGDGSAPADASPAASSLEASDRAVPSRRTASGAGSVRPHAAVPYVGELFYVEDGRNRACTATVVSSPAGDVISTAASCVMDRARHRVRPLATFVPGSVGARAPYGVWPIRTAVPTEAWSTAADEADDVAFARVTSLSGARMQDATGSVVPAFDVPPAQAPASEMLRVFAYPQAAPYRGRQLVGCGAIAHRAAGAAGPAAIGCAVGDGAAGGPALSADGRLRSVVTRPADASGTAALATWGQDAADALATLVAGR; from the coding sequence ATGCGCTCCACATCCCACCGCGCTCCCGCCCGCACCGCCCGCACCGCCCCCACGGCCCGGCGCACGGGGCTCGTCGCCACCGCGGCTGCCGGCGCCGTGCTGGCCACCCTGCTCGCGGCCCCCGTCGGCGCGAACGCGCAGGAGGCGCCCGCCGGCCCCGTCACCGCTGCGACAGGTGACGCGTCCGCGGTCTCGGCGTACTGGACGGCGGAGCGCCGGGCCGAGGCGGTCGCCGCGGGAGACGGTTCGGCGCCTGCCGACGCGTCGCCTGCCGCATCGTCGCTCGAGGCCTCCGACCGCGCCGTCCCCTCACGGCGCACGGCGTCGGGTGCCGGCAGCGTGCGGCCGCACGCTGCGGTGCCGTACGTGGGCGAGCTGTTCTACGTGGAGGACGGGAGGAACCGCGCCTGCACGGCGACCGTCGTCAGCTCCCCGGCCGGGGACGTCATCTCCACGGCGGCCAGCTGCGTCATGGACCGCGCGCGGCACCGGGTGCGACCGCTCGCCACCTTCGTCCCGGGCTCGGTCGGCGCGAGGGCGCCGTACGGCGTCTGGCCCATCCGCACGGCGGTCCCCACCGAGGCCTGGTCGACGGCGGCCGACGAGGCCGACGACGTGGCCTTCGCCCGCGTGACGAGCCTCTCGGGCGCGCGCATGCAGGACGCCACGGGCTCGGTGGTCCCGGCGTTCGACGTGCCCCCCGCGCAGGCGCCGGCCTCCGAGATGCTGCGCGTGTTCGCGTACCCGCAGGCGGCGCCGTACCGCGGCCGGCAGCTCGTGGGCTGCGGGGCCATCGCCCATCGCGCCGCGGGTGCCGCAGGTCCGGCCGCGATCGGCTGCGCCGTCGGCGACGGGGCTGCTGGCGGGCCGGCGCTCTCCGCCGACGGCCGGCTCCGCTCCGTGGTGACGCGCCCGGCTGACGCCTCCGGCACGGCGGCCCTCGCCACGTGGGGCCAGGACGCCGCGGACGCCCTGGCCACCCTGGTCGCCGGCCGCTGA
- a CDS encoding PLP-dependent aminotransferase family protein — translation MSLSGSVPAAVLGPVALTALLGEWTRPGSPAYQALADGIRRLVLDGRVPAGARLPAERELAAALGLSRTTVAAAYAALRGTGHLASRRGSGSVTRIPRREPAAEGEGREVADMSRAAVPAAPGLAEAAVRAAARLPAHLDRHGYDVDGLPELREAIAARYRARGLPTEADDVLVTVGAQHAIGLLASVLVHRGDRALVEQPSYPHAIQALRDAGARLVGVGVGADGWDEDVLEQSIRRTRPALAYLMPDFHNPTGGTMPEDQRARIVALAEAHGVTVIADETTAELDIDRAEAHPPLAVHGSPGAVVLVGSVGKTVWGGLRVGWIRAGRPLLRELVRARSARDLGTPVLEQLVVADVLGGMDGILAERRARLRETRDHVEAELARRFPGWEVPHVDGGLAVWVGIGAPVSTELALAARTRGLAITGGSRFGHDGAFERFLRIPITAPPAATDRALDILEDAWRGLAPDAGREHDVVDRSILV, via the coding sequence ATGAGCCTCTCCGGATCCGTCCCCGCCGCCGTGCTCGGCCCCGTCGCCCTCACCGCACTGCTGGGGGAGTGGACCCGGCCGGGCAGCCCCGCGTACCAGGCGCTCGCCGACGGGATCCGCCGGCTCGTGCTCGACGGGCGCGTGCCCGCGGGCGCCCGCCTGCCCGCCGAGCGCGAGCTCGCCGCCGCGCTCGGCCTCAGCCGCACCACGGTCGCGGCGGCCTACGCGGCGCTGCGCGGCACCGGCCACCTCGCGAGCCGACGGGGCTCGGGCAGCGTGACGCGGATCCCGCGGCGCGAGCCCGCCGCCGAGGGGGAGGGGCGCGAGGTGGCCGACATGAGCCGTGCCGCCGTGCCCGCCGCCCCCGGGCTCGCCGAGGCCGCGGTGCGCGCGGCCGCCCGCCTGCCCGCGCACCTCGACAGGCACGGCTACGACGTCGACGGGCTGCCGGAGCTGCGGGAGGCGATCGCGGCCAGGTACCGGGCGCGCGGCCTGCCGACGGAGGCGGACGACGTGCTCGTGACGGTCGGCGCGCAGCACGCGATCGGGCTCCTCGCCTCCGTCCTCGTGCACCGCGGCGACCGGGCGCTCGTCGAGCAGCCGAGCTACCCGCACGCGATCCAGGCCCTCCGGGACGCGGGCGCTCGCCTCGTCGGGGTCGGCGTGGGCGCGGACGGCTGGGACGAGGACGTGCTCGAGCAGTCCATCCGCCGCACGCGGCCCGCGCTCGCGTACCTCATGCCCGACTTCCACAACCCGACGGGCGGGACCATGCCCGAGGACCAGCGCGCGCGGATCGTGGCGCTCGCCGAGGCGCACGGCGTGACCGTGATCGCGGACGAGACGACGGCCGAGCTCGACATCGACCGGGCGGAGGCGCATCCGCCGCTCGCCGTGCACGGGTCGCCCGGCGCGGTCGTGCTCGTCGGGTCCGTGGGCAAGACGGTGTGGGGCGGGCTGCGGGTGGGGTGGATCCGCGCCGGCCGGCCGCTCCTCCGGGAGCTCGTCAGGGCGCGCTCGGCGCGCGACCTCGGGACGCCCGTGCTCGAGCAGCTCGTGGTGGCGGACGTGCTCGGCGGGATGGACGGGATCCTCGCCGAGCGACGCGCGCGCCTCCGCGAGACGCGCGACCACGTGGAGGCGGAGCTCGCCCGGCGCTTCCCCGGGTGGGAGGTGCCGCACGTCGACGGCGGGCTCGCGGTGTGGGTCGGGATCGGCGCGCCGGTCAGCACCGAGCTGGCGCTCGCGGCCCGCACGCGCGGGCTCGCGATCACGGGCGGGAGCCGCTTCGGGCACGACGGCGCGTTCGAGCGGTTCCTCCGGATCCCCATCACGGCCCCGCCGGCCGCGACCGACCGCGCGCTCGACATCCTCGAGGACGCGTGGCGCGGCCTCGCCCCCGACGCCGGGCGCGAGCACGACGTGGTGGACCGCTCGATCCTGGTATGA
- a CDS encoding YitT family protein, whose protein sequence is MLRRSVQFAVGIFLYGFAIGMMLQAAVGVSPWDVLSQGVTLRTGLPFGLVTNIIGALVLLLWIPIRQRPGWGTVLNVVFVGYSAQVALAVVPAVATLWIRIPLFAAGLVLLGVATGLYIGAHFGPGPRDGLMTGIHRRTGWPVWRVRVGIELVVLAIGWALGGDVGLGTLAFALLIGPIVQRALPLFDLPVPARGRSRRRGGDTPADPASTLPTGPVATVG, encoded by the coding sequence ATGCTCCGTCGCTCAGTCCAGTTCGCCGTCGGCATCTTCCTCTACGGCTTCGCCATCGGGATGATGCTCCAGGCGGCCGTCGGCGTCTCCCCGTGGGACGTCCTCAGCCAGGGCGTGACGCTGCGCACCGGCCTCCCCTTCGGGCTCGTGACGAACATCATCGGCGCCCTCGTGCTCCTCCTCTGGATCCCGATCCGCCAGCGGCCCGGCTGGGGCACCGTCCTCAACGTCGTCTTCGTCGGCTACAGCGCGCAGGTCGCGCTCGCCGTCGTGCCGGCCGTCGCGACCCTCTGGATCCGGATCCCGCTCTTCGCCGCCGGCCTCGTCCTGCTGGGCGTCGCGACGGGCCTCTACATCGGCGCGCACTTCGGGCCCGGCCCCCGCGACGGCCTCATGACGGGGATCCACCGCCGCACCGGCTGGCCGGTCTGGCGCGTGCGCGTCGGCATCGAGCTGGTCGTGCTCGCGATCGGCTGGGCGCTCGGCGGCGACGTGGGGCTCGGCACGCTCGCGTTCGCCCTCCTGATCGGCCCGATCGTGCAGCGGGCGCTCCCCCTGTTCGACCTGCCCGTGCCCGCGCGCGGACGGTCCCGGCGCCGCGGCGGCGACACCCCCGCGGACCCCGCGTCGACGCTGCCCACCGGGCCCGTCGCGACGGTCGGCTAG
- a CDS encoding phage holin family protein, which yields MTDARTPSEEKAATNSLGDLLGNVTKDVSTLMRQEIALAKAEISDSAKKAGKGAGLLGGAGYAGIMAVFFLSVALMYALSYWFDNLAWAAVVVAVIWAVIGLVMYLQGRKQLKTVQGAPRTADSVKKIPEAMKRNEADR from the coding sequence ATGACCGACGCACGCACCCCGAGCGAGGAGAAGGCCGCGACGAACAGCCTCGGCGACCTCCTCGGCAACGTCACGAAGGACGTCTCCACGCTCATGCGCCAGGAGATCGCCCTCGCCAAGGCGGAGATCAGCGACTCGGCCAAGAAGGCCGGGAAGGGCGCCGGCCTGCTGGGCGGCGCCGGCTACGCGGGCATCATGGCCGTGTTCTTCCTCTCCGTCGCCCTGATGTACGCGCTGTCGTACTGGTTCGACAACCTGGCCTGGGCCGCGGTCGTCGTGGCCGTGATCTGGGCCGTCATCGGCCTGGTGATGTACCTCCAGGGCCGCAAGCAGCTGAAGACCGTGCAGGGAGCCCCCCGCACGGCCGACAGCGTCAAGAAGATCCCCGAAGCGATGAAGAGGAACGAGGCAGACCGATGA
- a CDS encoding APC family permease: MTQDPQAPGSSPAKRLLIGEKLASDKLEGQLLPKHLALPIFASDPLSSVAYAPQELLLILTLGGLAFLSFAPWVAACVVILLVVVVLSYRQLIKAYPSGGGDYEVAHRNLGEKAGLVVASALLVDYILTVAVSVASGVDNIISAIPEIAPFRVEIAVFFVALLAAVNLRGVRESSKAFAVPTYLFIASVGVMIAVGLARTALGDPPVAESAAYTVDTPSLSQVAFILLLLRAFSSGCSALTGVEAISNGVPAFRTPKVKNAQATLVIMGGTAIVLFVGLTTLALIARVHYGEHPCDLIGWAECATEPQKSLMAQVAAATFGDGSVMFYLLQATTAAVLLLAANTAFNGFPLLGSVLAKDAYAPKSLLTRGDRLVYSNGMLLLALGATIILVVYQANLTQLIQLYIIGVFVSFTLGQTGMVVHWLRMLRAGCANRGEVFRSLSINAFGAVLTALVLIVVTITKFTHGAWLVFAIMPVLFLLMLGVNRYYRDVEKEIEVDPVTVFGSTGDHAVVLVGRMQKPVLKALDYAIAANHDSIEAVHVSIDDEATRLLERQWMEMGIDMPLRVVASPYRDISFPLIKYLKSRRAEHGSEIITVYTPVYIVGHWWETLLHNHKARRIRQKLLLVHGVTLALVPWLLDSSELIYGRRSRPVPGQDRRGEPIRPVTRRPGPPPTTPVKHTSGRETP; this comes from the coding sequence GTGACCCAGGACCCCCAGGCTCCCGGGAGCAGCCCCGCCAAGCGGCTGCTCATCGGCGAGAAGCTCGCGAGCGACAAGCTCGAGGGCCAGCTGCTCCCCAAGCACCTGGCGCTCCCCATCTTCGCGAGCGACCCGCTCAGCTCGGTCGCCTACGCGCCGCAGGAGCTGCTCCTCATCCTCACGCTGGGCGGCCTCGCGTTCCTCAGCTTCGCCCCCTGGGTGGCGGCCTGCGTCGTGATCCTGCTGGTCGTCGTGGTGCTCAGCTACCGCCAGCTCATCAAGGCCTACCCGTCAGGAGGCGGCGACTACGAGGTCGCGCACAGGAACCTCGGCGAGAAGGCCGGCCTCGTCGTCGCCTCGGCGCTGCTGGTGGACTACATCCTCACCGTGGCCGTGTCGGTCGCCTCGGGCGTCGACAACATCATCAGCGCGATCCCCGAGATCGCGCCGTTCCGCGTCGAGATCGCGGTCTTCTTCGTGGCGCTGCTCGCGGCCGTCAACCTCCGCGGCGTCCGCGAGTCGAGCAAGGCCTTCGCCGTGCCCACCTACCTCTTCATCGCCAGCGTCGGCGTGATGATCGCGGTCGGCCTCGCCCGGACCGCCCTCGGCGACCCGCCGGTCGCCGAGTCCGCCGCCTACACGGTCGACACCCCGAGCCTGTCGCAGGTGGCCTTCATCCTCCTGCTGCTGCGCGCCTTCTCGAGCGGCTGCTCCGCGCTCACGGGCGTCGAGGCCATCTCGAACGGCGTGCCCGCGTTCCGCACCCCGAAGGTCAAGAACGCGCAGGCGACCCTCGTGATCATGGGCGGCACGGCCATCGTCCTCTTCGTCGGCCTCACGACGCTCGCGCTCATCGCGCGCGTGCACTACGGCGAGCACCCGTGCGACCTCATCGGCTGGGCCGAGTGCGCCACGGAGCCGCAGAAGAGCCTCATGGCTCAGGTCGCCGCCGCCACCTTCGGCGACGGCAGCGTCATGTTCTACCTGCTGCAGGCCACCACGGCGGCCGTCCTGCTCCTCGCCGCCAACACCGCCTTCAACGGCTTCCCGCTGCTCGGCTCGGTGCTCGCGAAGGACGCCTACGCGCCCAAGTCGCTGCTCACGCGCGGCGACCGGCTCGTCTACAGCAACGGCATGCTGCTGCTCGCGCTCGGCGCGACGATCATCCTCGTCGTCTACCAGGCGAACCTCACGCAGCTCATCCAGCTCTACATCATCGGCGTGTTCGTGTCGTTCACCCTCGGGCAGACGGGCATGGTCGTGCACTGGCTCCGGATGCTCCGGGCGGGGTGCGCGAACCGCGGCGAGGTGTTCCGCAGCCTCAGCATCAACGCGTTCGGCGCGGTGCTCACGGCGCTCGTGCTCATCGTCGTGACCATCACCAAGTTCACGCACGGCGCCTGGCTGGTCTTCGCGATCATGCCGGTGCTGTTCCTCCTCATGCTCGGCGTCAACCGCTACTACCGGGACGTCGAGAAGGAGATCGAGGTCGACCCGGTCACGGTCTTCGGCTCCACGGGCGACCACGCCGTCGTGCTCGTCGGCCGGATGCAGAAGCCCGTCCTCAAGGCCCTCGACTACGCCATCGCCGCGAACCACGACAGCATCGAGGCGGTGCACGTGTCCATCGACGACGAGGCGACCCGGCTCCTGGAGCGGCAGTGGATGGAGATGGGGATCGACATGCCGCTGCGCGTCGTCGCCTCCCCGTACCGCGACATCAGCTTCCCCCTCATCAAGTACCTGAAGTCGAGGCGGGCGGAGCACGGCAGCGAGATCATCACCGTCTACACGCCCGTCTACATCGTCGGGCACTGGTGGGAGACGTTGCTGCACAACCACAAGGCCCGGCGGATCCGCCAGAAGCTGCTGCTCGTGCACGGCGTCACGCTCGCCCTCGTGCCGTGGCTGCTCGACTCGTCCGAGCTCATCTACGGCCGACGCTCCCGCCCCGTCCCCGGGCAGGACCGCCGCGGCGAGCCCATCCGTCCCGTCACGCGCCGCCCGGGTCCGCCGCCGACCACCCCGGTGAAGCACACGAGCGGCCGCGAGACCCCCTGA
- a CDS encoding FUSC family protein, whose translation MSGWLLRRWAPDVHAHRFRALPRVPVRDAAVHRDPAAWTAVVANVVGALVAGAIAVALGLGHHYWAVVTLVAVLPVVRGPLSFTRVAHRVLGTLAGSVVAAGILALHLPALAVIAVAVACQFAAELAVGRHYGLALVFITPLALVMGGLGRTLPVLPLVTDRVVDTVVGAAVGVAVILVLRALAARRQRGAGAAGPV comes from the coding sequence ATGTCCGGCTGGCTGCTGCGGAGGTGGGCGCCGGACGTGCACGCCCACCGCTTCCGGGCGCTGCCGCGCGTCCCGGTGCGGGACGCGGCCGTGCACCGCGACCCGGCCGCCTGGACCGCGGTGGTCGCGAACGTGGTCGGCGCGCTCGTCGCGGGCGCGATCGCCGTGGCGCTCGGCCTCGGGCACCACTACTGGGCGGTCGTGACGCTCGTCGCCGTGCTGCCCGTGGTGCGCGGGCCGCTGTCGTTCACGCGCGTGGCGCACCGCGTGCTCGGCACGCTGGCCGGGTCGGTCGTGGCCGCGGGGATCCTCGCGCTGCATCTGCCCGCGCTCGCGGTGATCGCCGTGGCCGTGGCCTGCCAGTTCGCGGCGGAGCTCGCGGTGGGGCGGCACTACGGCCTGGCGCTCGTCTTCATCACGCCGCTCGCGCTCGTGATGGGCGGCCTCGGGCGGACCCTGCCGGTGCTGCCGCTAGTGACCGACCGGGTGGTCGACACGGTCGTGGGCGCGGCGGTGGGCGTCGCCGTGATCCTCGTGCTGCGGGCGCTCGCGGCGCGGCGTCAGCGGGGCGCGGGAGCCGCCGGACCGGTCTGA
- a CDS encoding DUF2256 and DUF3253 domain-containing protein, translating into MAHRASTTTDRVPESKTCVSCGRTIEWRRKWERDWDQVRYCSDACRRRGVSDVDASLERRILDLLAHRAGGATICPSEAARAESPDGWRDLMEPARRAARRLVDAGEVEITQKGSVVDPSTAKGPIRIRRRR; encoded by the coding sequence ATGGCGCACCGGGCATCGACGACGACGGACCGCGTCCCGGAGTCCAAGACCTGCGTCTCGTGCGGTCGCACCATCGAGTGGCGCCGCAAGTGGGAGCGCGACTGGGACCAGGTCCGCTACTGCAGCGACGCGTGCCGGCGCCGCGGGGTGTCGGACGTCGACGCGTCGCTCGAGCGACGGATCCTCGACCTCCTGGCCCACCGCGCGGGCGGCGCCACCATCTGCCCGTCCGAGGCGGCGCGCGCCGAGTCGCCCGACGGATGGCGCGACCTGATGGAGCCCGCCCGGCGCGCCGCACGGCGGCTCGTGGACGCGGGCGAGGTGGAGATCACCCAGAAGGGGTCGGTCGTCGACCCGTCCACGGCCAAGGGGCCCATCCGCATCCGCCGCCGTCGCTGA